One genomic region from Streptomyces venezuelae encodes:
- a CDS encoding acyltransferase domain-containing protein gives MDLPKDAVDRWTPMHRYGLDSLKFTRLATSLSEFVGWKVPVTWMWQYPSVDELCRALVEGPRTAGTSPGPAPGDERRAASHEPVAIVGIGCRFPGGPDPSAFWKLLSEGRDAVGPVPAARRELLRGSARWGGFIDGIDQFDPLFFGISPREAVQMDPQQRLILELAWEALEDAGVAPDSLVGTETGVFMASCWGDYAALAHYRGPDTQITPHTATGMHDGIIANRVSYVLGLQGPSMAIDAACAGSLVSVHAGCQSIWLGESELVLAGGVNLSFVSDYYTAMDAMGALAPDGRCKSFDARANGYVRGEGAGVVVLAPLSVALERDLPVYCVIKGSSSQNDGLSNGMTAPNPQAQELMLRNAYRRAGIAPSLVDYIECHGSATPLGDPIEANAIGAVLGGDRAEPLRLGSVKSNVGHLEAAAGIVGLVKLALSIRNGVLPPSLHYSSPNPQILFDEYNLTVQDRLTPWPRRSDARRGGVSSFGFGGAICHVVVEELPRSEGSLLLLSGDSREALADEASALLRDGNDLRAICRRTPGEGRFRLAAAARDLTELRTQLDSFTAGAPVAGLNAGEAAARKPRVAFLFSGNGSQWVGMGRQLLAGNPVFRRSMTRSDKRMRELLGFSLVEQLMAADGRIDDMDVFQPLLFSLQVALSDTWRSLGVEPDVVVGQSVGEFAASHIAGALDFEDASRLAAHHGRLLQQLAVGRGDGIVVTTGADAVRPYLTGQLTIAGHNGLNSTLVTGTPQEIDELVQRLTDEGVTSHRVRMGHAPHSPLVDHVLAPLKVELDGIRPRSTRVPMVSTVTGALVDGTELGPDYWADNLRQEIRVVDALTTLRDHDIDAVVEISPHPVLLKSVAEILPAAATLPSMRRGTDEAWTLLDSLGALYAAGHPVTATPFLAGDRGRHVTPGRGEAAPDDRVHLVPVTARTEEALADTCRELSNHVERDPGLRVSDLAYTLATRRTQHSRRIALFARNRQDVLDGLARVAAGQPHPDIVTGTVSGNGDRRVALVFSGGGTQWVGMGRELLRSHTGFRTWMTACDAAVRAAGGCSVLDRLAAPADEARYEEMDFQQPVLFALQVSLAKVWLGLGIEPTAVVGHSLGEVAAACVAGSLSLEDAARVVVARSHLLERKAAAGAMISVDLPEQELMPRLAPYAEHAAVAVVNSPTSAAVSGSPEAIDALEADLREAGVSTRRIRVERPVHSPGMDPLIEPLRELIDGISPLSNTIEFRSTALADTVDPVADVDYWVHNLRNQVRFAETIGALVDEGVGTFIEIGPHETLRGAVEEIALTRGAQVHTINSLRREESDVRCLLGAAASLYVRGLPLAFDSLFADDAEVVETPLVQWQKDRYWLDAAPLPQVGSTAAAGTAAVTESVAASAATTATAPVAGSVAGSVAVSVPDRPLAEVVLDELAEALGVPSGLLDGGAGLRDFGLDSMLAIRLVNRLQSLFGHRVSPVVFLDGRSISEVVAHVVETVGPPGTTAGPAPAPAVEVRPAPTAPEAGPARSFLDDLSALDAEELVEELAARGLLEPTGAPASEQLRTDGLGFEVAAASHGQASLWFMQQVSPDSVPYNFMVAARIRTEVDEKALDGAVRAVMERHPALRTLFVEAGGRPHQVVLDEPVYEFLVVDSSELDDEEAREELAEYGHEPLDLDNGPLVRVVLMTRGPADHYLLVLVHHIASDAASADVMIRELQEFYEGADPATREPVAPYTEFVEWERQWLEGPAAGAALDWWSRKLADPPTHLDLSDRERPPGVTYEGRDLTLRWSAEETRLLREFAVREGVSISTVVLAGFFATLNRAAGVEDSVLATAIAQRAESGWESAIGYYLNTVLVRAEPAGDRTFRDLLGEVHAFSLGLVEHMNYPLDLLASQLKPPRAEGRSPWFDVVVNWLSSEAFPRSVKLFHGIGDTIAPDGALPLEPLQVRRHLAKFDLEISMADIDGEVVGHIQYKPSYLEKETVTALLALYRTVLFDSIARPDLALRDIAPSGLPEAEAEESDR, from the coding sequence CCCCTCCGCCTTCTGGAAGCTGCTGTCCGAAGGCCGCGACGCCGTCGGCCCGGTGCCGGCCGCGCGCCGGGAGCTGCTGCGCGGCTCGGCCCGCTGGGGCGGGTTCATCGACGGCATCGACCAGTTCGATCCGCTGTTCTTCGGCATCTCACCCCGTGAAGCCGTCCAGATGGACCCGCAGCAGCGGCTGATCCTGGAACTGGCCTGGGAGGCGCTGGAGGACGCGGGGGTCGCCCCCGACAGCCTCGTCGGCACCGAGACCGGTGTGTTCATGGCCTCCTGCTGGGGCGACTACGCCGCGCTGGCCCACTACCGCGGGCCCGACACCCAGATCACCCCGCACACCGCGACCGGCATGCACGACGGCATCATCGCCAACCGCGTCTCCTACGTCCTCGGCCTGCAGGGCCCGAGCATGGCCATCGACGCCGCCTGCGCCGGGTCGCTGGTCTCGGTGCACGCGGGCTGCCAGTCGATCTGGCTGGGCGAGAGCGAGCTGGTGCTCGCCGGTGGCGTGAACCTGAGCTTCGTCTCCGACTACTACACCGCCATGGACGCGATGGGCGCGCTCGCCCCCGACGGCCGCTGCAAGTCCTTCGACGCCCGCGCGAACGGGTACGTACGCGGTGAGGGCGCCGGGGTCGTCGTCCTCGCCCCGCTGAGCGTGGCCCTCGAACGCGATCTCCCCGTGTACTGCGTGATCAAGGGCAGCTCCTCCCAGAACGACGGTCTGAGCAACGGCATGACCGCGCCGAACCCCCAGGCGCAGGAGCTGATGCTCCGCAACGCCTACCGGCGGGCCGGCATCGCGCCCTCCCTCGTCGACTACATCGAGTGCCACGGCTCCGCGACGCCCCTCGGCGACCCGATCGAGGCCAACGCCATCGGCGCGGTCCTGGGCGGTGACCGCGCGGAGCCGCTGCGGCTCGGCTCCGTCAAGTCCAACGTCGGGCACCTGGAGGCGGCGGCCGGCATCGTCGGCCTGGTCAAGCTCGCGCTGTCGATCCGCAACGGCGTGCTGCCGCCGAGCCTGCACTACTCCTCCCCGAACCCGCAGATCCTGTTCGACGAGTACAACCTCACGGTCCAGGACCGGCTCACGCCCTGGCCCCGGCGCTCCGACGCGCGCCGCGGAGGCGTCAGCTCGTTCGGCTTCGGCGGCGCGATCTGCCATGTCGTCGTCGAGGAGCTGCCGCGGTCCGAAGGCAGCCTCCTCCTGCTCTCGGGGGACTCCCGGGAGGCGCTGGCCGATGAGGCATCGGCGCTGCTGCGGGACGGGAACGACCTGCGGGCGATCTGCCGGCGCACCCCCGGCGAGGGGAGGTTCCGGCTCGCCGCCGCCGCCCGTGACCTGACCGAGCTCAGGACGCAGCTCGACTCCTTCACCGCCGGCGCCCCCGTCGCGGGGCTGAACGCCGGGGAGGCGGCCGCGCGCAAGCCGCGGGTGGCCTTCCTCTTCTCGGGCAACGGTTCGCAGTGGGTGGGCATGGGCCGACAGCTGCTCGCCGGCAATCCGGTGTTCCGCCGGTCCATGACCCGCTCCGACAAGCGGATGCGGGAGCTGCTCGGCTTCTCGCTCGTCGAGCAGCTGATGGCGGCCGACGGCCGGATCGACGACATGGACGTCTTCCAGCCGCTGCTGTTCTCCCTCCAGGTCGCCCTGTCCGACACCTGGCGGTCCCTGGGCGTGGAGCCGGACGTCGTCGTGGGCCAGAGCGTCGGCGAGTTCGCCGCCTCCCACATCGCCGGTGCCCTCGACTTCGAGGACGCGTCCCGGCTGGCCGCCCACCACGGCCGCCTCCTCCAGCAGCTGGCCGTGGGGCGCGGCGACGGGATCGTGGTCACGACCGGCGCCGACGCCGTCCGGCCGTATCTGACCGGACAGCTCACGATCGCCGGCCACAACGGCCTGAACTCGACGCTGGTCACCGGCACACCGCAGGAGATCGACGAACTGGTCCAGCGGCTGACCGACGAGGGCGTCACGAGCCATCGGGTACGGATGGGCCACGCCCCGCACTCGCCGCTGGTCGACCACGTCCTCGCCCCGCTGAAGGTCGAGCTCGACGGCATCAGGCCGCGGTCCACCCGCGTCCCGATGGTCTCGACGGTCACCGGCGCACTCGTCGACGGCACGGAGCTCGGGCCGGACTACTGGGCGGACAACCTGCGCCAGGAGATCCGGGTGGTCGACGCCCTGACGACCCTGCGCGACCACGACATCGACGCGGTCGTCGAGATCAGCCCGCATCCCGTCCTGCTCAAGTCCGTGGCGGAGATCCTGCCGGCGGCGGCCACCCTGCCCTCTATGCGGCGCGGCACCGACGAGGCCTGGACCCTGCTCGACTCGCTCGGCGCGCTGTACGCCGCGGGTCACCCCGTCACGGCCACCCCGTTCCTCGCGGGTGACCGGGGACGGCACGTCACGCCCGGCCGGGGCGAGGCCGCGCCCGACGACCGGGTGCACCTCGTGCCCGTCACGGCACGCACCGAGGAGGCGCTGGCCGACACCTGCCGCGAGCTGTCCAACCACGTCGAACGCGACCCGGGCCTGCGGGTCTCCGATCTCGCGTACACGCTCGCGACCAGGCGTACGCAGCACAGCCGGCGGATCGCGCTGTTCGCCCGCAACCGTCAGGACGTCCTCGACGGACTCGCGCGGGTCGCCGCGGGCCAGCCGCACCCCGACATCGTCACGGGCACGGTCTCCGGGAACGGCGACCGCCGGGTGGCGCTGGTCTTCTCCGGCGGGGGGACGCAGTGGGTCGGCATGGGCCGGGAGCTGCTGCGCTCGCACACCGGGTTCCGTACGTGGATGACCGCCTGCGACGCCGCCGTGCGGGCGGCCGGCGGCTGCTCGGTGCTCGACCGGCTCGCCGCCCCGGCCGACGAGGCCCGGTACGAGGAGATGGACTTCCAGCAGCCCGTGCTGTTCGCCCTCCAGGTCTCGCTGGCGAAGGTCTGGCTCGGCCTCGGCATCGAGCCGACGGCGGTCGTCGGACACAGTCTGGGCGAGGTCGCCGCCGCCTGCGTCGCCGGTTCGCTGTCCCTGGAGGACGCCGCCCGTGTCGTGGTCGCCCGCTCGCACCTGCTCGAACGGAAGGCGGCGGCCGGGGCGATGATCTCGGTCGACCTGCCGGAGCAGGAGCTGATGCCGAGGCTCGCCCCGTACGCGGAGCACGCGGCCGTCGCCGTGGTGAACAGCCCCACCAGCGCGGCGGTGTCCGGCTCGCCCGAGGCGATCGACGCCCTGGAGGCCGATCTCCGCGAGGCAGGGGTCTCGACCAGGAGGATCCGCGTCGAACGGCCGGTGCACAGCCCCGGCATGGACCCGCTGATCGAGCCGCTGCGCGAACTCATCGACGGAATCAGCCCGTTGAGCAACACGATCGAGTTCCGTTCCACCGCGCTCGCCGACACGGTGGACCCGGTCGCGGACGTCGACTACTGGGTGCACAACCTGCGCAACCAGGTGCGGTTCGCCGAGACGATCGGTGCACTGGTCGACGAAGGCGTCGGCACGTTCATCGAGATCGGCCCGCACGAGACCCTGCGCGGCGCGGTCGAGGAGATCGCGCTGACCCGTGGTGCGCAGGTGCACACGATCAACTCCCTGCGGCGCGAGGAGAGCGACGTCCGCTGTCTGCTGGGAGCCGCCGCGTCGCTGTACGTCAGGGGTCTGCCGCTGGCCTTCGACTCGCTCTTCGCCGACGACGCCGAGGTCGTGGAGACCCCGCTCGTGCAGTGGCAGAAGGACCGCTACTGGCTGGACGCCGCGCCGCTCCCCCAGGTGGGGTCCACGGCGGCCGCCGGGACCGCGGCCGTGACGGAGTCCGTGGCCGCGAGCGCGGCCACGACCGCCACCGCGCCCGTCGCCGGTTCCGTCGCCGGTTCCGTCGCCGTCTCCGTGCCGGACAGGCCGCTCGCGGAGGTGGTCCTCGACGAGCTCGCCGAGGCGCTGGGCGTGCCGTCGGGCCTGCTCGACGGGGGCGCCGGTCTGCGGGACTTCGGCCTCGACTCGATGCTCGCGATCCGCCTCGTGAACAGGCTCCAGTCGCTGTTCGGCCACCGGGTGTCGCCGGTGGTGTTCCTCGACGGCCGCTCCATCTCCGAGGTCGTCGCCCACGTCGTCGAGACCGTCGGTCCTCCCGGCACCACAGCGGGGCCCGCTCCCGCGCCGGCGGTCGAGGTGAGGCCGGCGCCGACGGCTCCCGAGGCCGGGCCGGCCCGGTCGTTCCTGGACGACCTGTCCGCGCTGGACGCCGAGGAGCTGGTCGAGGAACTGGCCGCGCGCGGGCTCCTGGAGCCCACCGGCGCACCGGCGTCGGAGCAGCTGCGCACCGACGGCCTCGGGTTCGAGGTGGCGGCGGCCTCGCACGGCCAGGCCTCCCTGTGGTTCATGCAGCAGGTCTCGCCGGACTCCGTGCCGTACAACTTCATGGTCGCGGCCCGGATCCGTACCGAGGTCGACGAGAAGGCGCTCGACGGCGCCGTGCGCGCCGTGATGGAGCGGCACCCCGCGCTGCGCACGCTCTTCGTCGAGGCCGGCGGCCGACCGCACCAGGTCGTCCTGGACGAGCCGGTGTACGAGTTCCTCGTCGTGGACAGCTCCGAACTGGACGACGAGGAGGCCCGCGAGGAGCTGGCCGAGTACGGGCACGAGCCGCTGGACCTGGACAACGGCCCCCTCGTGCGGGTGGTGCTGATGACACGCGGCCCGGCGGACCACTACCTGCTCGTACTCGTCCACCACATCGCCTCGGACGCGGCCTCGGCCGACGTGATGATCCGCGAACTCCAGGAGTTCTACGAGGGTGCCGACCCCGCCACCCGCGAACCGGTCGCCCCCTACACCGAGTTCGTGGAGTGGGAGCGGCAGTGGCTGGAAGGACCGGCGGCCGGCGCGGCGCTGGACTGGTGGTCGCGGAAGCTGGCCGACCCGCCCACCCACCTCGACCTGTCCGACCGGGAGCGGCCCCCGGGCGTCACCTACGAAGGACGTGACCTCACGCTCCGCTGGAGCGCGGAAGAGACGCGTCTGCTCCGGGAGTTCGCGGTACGCGAGGGCGTGTCGATCAGCACCGTCGTGCTGGCCGGCTTCTTCGCCACGCTCAACCGCGCGGCCGGGGTCGAGGACTCCGTACTGGCCACCGCCATCGCCCAACGCGCCGAGTCCGGCTGGGAATCCGCCATCGGCTACTACCTCAACACGGTACTGGTACGGGCGGAGCCTGCCGGCGACCGCACCTTCCGCGACCTGCTGGGCGAGGTCCACGCCTTCTCGCTCGGCCTGGTCGAGCACATGAACTACCCGCTCGACCTGCTGGCCTCCCAGCTGAAGCCGCCGCGGGCCGAGGGCCGCTCCCCGTGGTTCGACGTGGTCGTGAACTGGCTCTCGTCCGAGGCCTTCCCGCGGTCCGTGAAGCTCTTCCACGGCATCGGCGACACCATCGCGCCCGACGGCGCCCTCCCGCTCGAACCGCTCCAGGTGCGCAGGCACCTCGCCAAGTTCGACCTGGAGATCTCGATGGCCGACATCGACGGCGAGGTCGTCGGCCACATCCAGTACAAACCCAGCTATCTGGAGAAGGAAACCGTGACGGCACTGCTCGCGCTCTACCGCACCGTGCTCTTCGACTCGATCGCCCGACCCGACCTGGCGCTGCGGGACATCGCGCCGAGCGGGCTCCCCGAGGCCGAGGCCGAGGAGTCGGACCGGTGA
- a CDS encoding beta-ketoacyl synthase N-terminal-like domain-containing protein, translating into MTDSPEQDYDPGDVAVIGMSLRSPGARTKEQFWDNLVHGRESVSFLEKDDIHVDETLIHSPFYVRACGVLDTYDKFDPSVFGISDRMAAAMTPENRLFLESAWETLEDGGYDPDRVRAEIGMYGANNPQTAALYSSPPDRVSVGPEAIEASLAWSPDTMTSNALYYMGLTGEAVTVAAVCAGFHYAVHLACQSLLLGQTDMAIAGGAMVRLPHPRGHLWEENRILSKDGHCRPFDANGTGTALSSGVVTVLLKPLAQAVADRDHIYAVVKGSAVNNNGVSAMAYGLAQPERLSACIASAMEVGGVGPDTVSMYEANGLGLPMTDELEVHAASMAFGKQTGTTSIGGVKGNVGHGGVVSGGFGAMKAALALFHRKLPATINLTEVNQDLDFPSTPFVPQLETADWESESGIRRAGITSIGGGGYNAHLVLEEPPTVAERAPEAAGRPRLATLSALDDEALDRQRARLREWLIARPELRLDDICFSLNLGRKVMDRRWAAVVRSREELIDALAAGSSGGPAVTTASAPRVDAESFRSNDDGIVLSGRDAQALPELTALAAAWVTGRRVDFGSLHLGEASRRVPLPTYPFRPRRFWRTDW; encoded by the coding sequence ATGACCGACAGCCCCGAGCAGGACTACGACCCGGGTGACGTGGCCGTCATCGGCATGTCCCTCCGGTCGCCCGGAGCCCGTACCAAGGAACAGTTCTGGGACAACCTCGTCCACGGCAGGGAGTCCGTGTCCTTCCTGGAGAAGGACGACATCCACGTCGACGAGACCCTGATCCACAGCCCGTTCTACGTCCGCGCCTGCGGCGTGCTCGACACGTACGACAAGTTCGACCCCTCGGTGTTCGGCATCAGCGACCGGATGGCGGCCGCGATGACCCCGGAGAACCGGCTGTTCCTGGAGAGCGCGTGGGAGACGCTCGAGGACGGCGGCTACGACCCGGACCGGGTCAGGGCCGAGATCGGCATGTACGGCGCCAACAACCCGCAGACCGCCGCGCTCTACAGCTCCCCGCCGGACCGGGTGTCGGTCGGCCCCGAGGCGATCGAGGCGAGTCTGGCGTGGTCGCCGGACACCATGACCTCCAACGCGCTCTACTACATGGGGCTGACCGGTGAGGCCGTGACCGTCGCCGCCGTCTGCGCCGGCTTCCACTACGCGGTGCACCTGGCCTGCCAGTCGCTGCTGCTCGGCCAGACCGACATGGCGATCGCGGGCGGTGCGATGGTCCGTCTGCCGCACCCCCGCGGCCACCTGTGGGAGGAGAACCGCATCCTCTCCAAGGACGGCCACTGCCGCCCCTTCGACGCCAACGGCACCGGCACGGCCCTGTCGAGCGGTGTCGTCACCGTCCTGCTCAAGCCGCTGGCGCAGGCCGTCGCCGACCGCGACCACATCTACGCCGTGGTCAAGGGCTCGGCCGTCAACAACAACGGTGTCAGCGCGATGGCCTACGGCCTGGCCCAGCCCGAGCGGCTCAGCGCGTGCATCGCGAGCGCCATGGAGGTCGGCGGCGTCGGCCCGGACACCGTGTCCATGTACGAGGCGAACGGTCTGGGCCTGCCGATGACCGACGAGCTCGAAGTGCACGCGGCGAGCATGGCGTTCGGCAAGCAGACCGGCACCACCTCGATCGGCGGGGTCAAGGGCAACGTCGGCCACGGCGGCGTGGTGTCCGGCGGCTTCGGCGCGATGAAGGCCGCGCTCGCCCTCTTCCACAGGAAGCTGCCGGCGACGATCAACCTGACCGAGGTCAACCAGGACCTCGACTTCCCCAGCACGCCGTTCGTGCCGCAGCTGGAGACCGCCGACTGGGAGTCGGAGTCCGGCATCCGCCGTGCGGGCATCACCTCGATCGGCGGCGGCGGCTACAACGCGCACCTCGTCCTGGAGGAGCCGCCGACGGTCGCCGAGCGCGCCCCCGAGGCCGCCGGCAGGCCGCGCCTGGCCACCCTGTCCGCCCTGGACGACGAGGCGCTCGACCGTCAGCGCGCACGGCTGCGGGAGTGGCTGATCGCCCGCCCCGAGCTGCGGCTCGACGACATCTGCTTCAGCCTCAATCTGGGCCGCAAGGTGATGGACCGCCGCTGGGCTGCCGTCGTCCGCAGCCGTGAGGAGCTGATCGACGCGCTGGCCGCCGGCTCCTCCGGGGGTCCGGCCGTCACGACCGCCTCGGCGCCGCGGGTGGACGCGGAGTCCTTCCGCAGCAACGACGACGGGATCGTGCTGTCCGGGCGGGACGCACAGGCGCTGCCCGAGCTGACCGCGCTGGCCGCGGCGTGGGTGACGGGCCGGCGGGTGGACTTCGGCTCCCTGCACCTCGGGGAGGCCAGCCGCCGCGTGCCCCTGCCCACGTACCCCTTCCGGCCGCGCCGCTTCTGGCGTACGGACTGGTGA
- a CDS encoding MbtH family NRPS accessory protein, translating to MNGSPFDAGEGDWLVVVNAAGQCALWRPHLDVPKGWRVVHSGPDRESALDHVERHFAMAVDE from the coding sequence ATGAACGGTAGCCCCTTCGACGCCGGCGAGGGCGACTGGCTGGTCGTGGTGAACGCCGCCGGGCAGTGCGCACTGTGGCGGCCCCACCTGGACGTGCCGAAGGGCTGGCGGGTCGTCCACTCGGGCCCGGACCGCGAGAGCGCCCTCGACCATGTCGAGCGGCACTTCGCCATGGCGGTGGACGAGTGA
- a CDS encoding cytochrome P450, with the protein MRTTAPYVGTDTVDLGDPATFAEHDLGAFWRALRDTAPVYWNPPAGGRKGFWVLSRHEDIMATYRDDVHFTSERGNVLVTLLGGGDAGAGRMLAVTDGPRHHELRKILQRVLSPRVLDEVARTVRVNTRRWIREAVESGGCDFAEEIAGRIPMTTISSLLGVPEEDREFLLSLTKAALSTEDEGVGEVDSEMARNEILMYFMDIVEERRESPGDDVISMLVASSIDGVPLSDEDVVLNCYSLIIGGDETSRLTMIDCVRTLAAQPEQWRRLKHGEVAVDTAVDEVLRWASPTMHFGRSVVRETELHGVRLRPGEIVTLWHASGNRDERVFDRPGTFDLGRTPNKHLAFGYGPHFCVGSYLAKVEIAELLMALRDFTTGFEQTAESLPIRSNFLTGFSTLPVRFLPDHSGLKEVD; encoded by the coding sequence GTGAGGACGACGGCACCGTACGTCGGGACGGACACCGTGGACCTGGGCGACCCGGCCACCTTCGCGGAGCACGACCTCGGCGCGTTCTGGCGCGCCCTGCGGGACACCGCGCCGGTGTACTGGAACCCGCCGGCCGGCGGCCGCAAGGGCTTCTGGGTGCTCTCCCGCCACGAGGACATCATGGCCACCTACCGGGACGACGTGCACTTCACGTCCGAGCGCGGGAACGTGCTGGTCACGCTCCTGGGCGGCGGGGACGCCGGCGCCGGCCGGATGCTGGCCGTCACCGACGGGCCCCGGCACCACGAGCTGCGCAAGATCCTCCAACGGGTGCTCTCGCCGAGGGTGCTCGACGAGGTGGCGCGTACCGTGCGGGTCAACACCCGGCGGTGGATCCGCGAGGCGGTCGAGAGCGGCGGCTGCGACTTCGCCGAGGAGATCGCCGGGCGGATCCCGATGACGACGATCTCCAGTCTGCTCGGTGTGCCCGAGGAGGACCGGGAGTTCCTGCTCTCCCTCACCAAGGCCGCGCTGTCGACCGAGGACGAGGGCGTCGGCGAGGTCGACTCCGAGATGGCCCGCAACGAGATCCTCATGTACTTCATGGACATCGTCGAGGAGCGGCGCGAGTCGCCGGGCGACGACGTGATCAGCATGCTCGTCGCCAGTTCCATCGACGGTGTGCCGCTGTCCGACGAAGACGTCGTGCTCAACTGCTACAGCCTGATCATCGGTGGCGACGAGACCAGCCGGCTCACGATGATCGACTGCGTACGCACCCTGGCGGCGCAGCCGGAGCAGTGGCGGCGGCTCAAGCACGGTGAGGTCGCGGTCGACACCGCTGTGGACGAGGTGCTGCGCTGGGCCTCGCCCACGATGCACTTCGGGCGCAGTGTCGTCCGTGAGACCGAGCTGCACGGCGTACGGCTGCGGCCCGGCGAGATCGTCACGCTGTGGCACGCCTCGGGCAACCGCGACGAGCGGGTCTTCGACCGGCCCGGGACGTTCGACCTCGGCCGCACCCCCAACAAGCACCTGGCCTTCGGCTACGGCCCGCACTTCTGCGTCGGTTCGTACCTGGCCAAGGTGGAGATCGCCGAACTCCTCATGGCGTTACGGGACTTCACCACCGGATTCGAGCAGACGGCGGAGTCGCTGCCGATCCGGTCCAACTTCCTGACCGGGTTCTCCACACTGCCGGTGCGGTTCCTGCCCGATCACTCCGGACTGAAAGAGGTCGACTGA
- a CDS encoding non-ribosomal peptide synthetase, translating into MTETLHSEFVEQAVKNPGAPAVYSDAGVLTYGELNERSRLLAERLVADGAGPGVPVGVCVERTPDLLVAVLAVLRAGSCYVPLDPNYPAERLAFMVRDSGTRLLLTTPASRANCPAGPTVVVLGDTVTTEPGDRPVPVVPEDTAYVIYTSGSTGLPKGVAIHHGGCVAMLSEMDRIFEGRDMSGISAASSVCFDMSVMEIFPALCRGGAVVLVESAVHLPDSPYADRITHLNVVPSVMNSLLDAGGLPPNVRTVVFGGEPLRRKLVDRAYRETGADRVYNAYGPTEATVFTSHKWVPEDGTDEPSIGTPSSRARAYVLDENLKPLPAGVPGELYVGGVGLAHGYVNRPRTTAERFVPDPFLDGERMYRTGDVVALTEDGELRFGGRSDHQVKLRGFRIELEEVEARLTGRPGVREAAAVVRGNRLIGYVVPEAGSPEADSRDGDAVWLDAERQTALTGGLAAELPDYMVPGTIVFLTALPLAPGGKLDRGALPEPPAADPGTPLRAASTPTEVALAEIWGQLLDLEPAGIDVQAAFYDLGGDSLLLVRLARLMTRRFDRRVRVPDLFSFRDIASLARWLDAESGATPEIVESARRRAGARRAALRGRAAPSDS; encoded by the coding sequence GTGACCGAGACCCTGCACTCCGAGTTCGTCGAGCAAGCGGTCAAGAACCCGGGCGCGCCCGCGGTCTACTCCGACGCCGGCGTCCTGACCTACGGCGAGCTGAACGAGCGGTCCCGTCTGCTGGCCGAGCGGCTCGTGGCCGACGGCGCCGGACCCGGTGTCCCGGTCGGCGTGTGCGTCGAGCGCACGCCCGACCTGCTCGTCGCCGTCCTGGCCGTGCTGCGCGCCGGCTCCTGCTACGTACCGCTGGACCCGAACTACCCCGCCGAGCGGCTGGCCTTCATGGTCCGGGACAGCGGGACCCGGCTGCTGCTGACCACGCCCGCCTCCCGGGCCAACTGTCCGGCCGGACCGACCGTGGTCGTGCTCGGCGACACCGTGACGACCGAGCCCGGCGACCGGCCCGTGCCGGTCGTGCCCGAGGACACCGCGTACGTCATCTACACCTCGGGCTCCACCGGCCTCCCGAAGGGCGTGGCCATCCACCACGGCGGCTGCGTCGCCATGCTGTCCGAGATGGACCGGATCTTCGAGGGCCGCGACATGAGCGGCATCTCGGCGGCCAGCTCGGTCTGCTTCGACATGTCGGTGATGGAGATCTTCCCCGCGCTGTGCCGCGGCGGCGCCGTCGTGCTCGTGGAGAGCGCCGTGCACCTGCCGGACAGCCCGTACGCCGACCGGATCACCCACCTCAACGTCGTCCCGTCGGTGATGAACAGCCTGCTCGACGCCGGCGGCCTGCCGCCGAACGTGCGCACGGTCGTGTTCGGCGGCGAGCCCCTGCGGCGCAAGCTCGTGGACCGGGCGTACCGGGAGACCGGCGCCGACCGGGTCTACAACGCCTACGGTCCGACCGAGGCGACCGTCTTCACCTCGCACAAGTGGGTGCCGGAGGACGGGACCGACGAGCCCTCGATCGGCACGCCGTCGTCCCGTGCCCGCGCGTACGTCCTCGACGAGAACCTGAAGCCGCTGCCGGCCGGCGTGCCCGGCGAGCTGTACGTCGGCGGGGTCGGGCTCGCCCACGGCTACGTCAACCGGCCGCGCACCACGGCCGAGCGGTTCGTGCCGGACCCGTTCCTGGACGGCGAGCGCATGTACCGCACCGGTGACGTCGTCGCGCTCACCGAGGACGGCGAGCTCCGGTTCGGCGGCCGCTCGGACCACCAGGTCAAGCTGCGCGGCTTCCGCATCGAGCTGGAGGAGGTCGAGGCCCGGCTGACCGGCCGGCCCGGGGTCCGCGAGGCCGCCGCCGTCGTCCGGGGCAACAGGCTGATCGGTTACGTGGTGCCGGAGGCGGGCTCCCCGGAGGCCGACTCCCGGGACGGCGACGCCGTGTGGCTGGACGCCGAACGTCAGACGGCCCTCACCGGCGGGCTCGCCGCCGAGCTGCCCGACTACATGGTGCCGGGGACGATCGTGTTCCTGACCGCGCTCCCGCTGGCGCCCGGCGGAAAACTGGACCGCGGCGCGCTGCCCGAACCGCCGGCCGCCGACCCCGGCACACCCCTGAGGGCCGCGAGCACGCCGACCGAGGTGGCGCTGGCGGAGATCTGGGGCCAGCTGCTCGACCTCGAACCGGCGGGCATCGACGTCCAGGCCGCCTTCTACGACCTCGGCGGCGACTCGCTGCTGCTCGTCCGGCTGGCCAGGCTGATGACCCGGCGGTTCGACCGCCGCGTCCGCGTGCCCGACCTCTTCAGCTTCCGCGACATCGCCTCGCTGGCCCGCTGGCTCGACGCCGAGAGCGGCGCCACCCCCGAGATCGTCGAGTCGGCCCGCCGCCGCGCCGGCGCCCGCCGCGCCGCACTGCGCGGCCGCGCCGCCCCCTCCGACAGCTGA